One genomic region from Leptolyngbyaceae cyanobacterium JSC-12 encodes:
- a CDS encoding putative permease (IMG reference gene:2510096317~PFAM: Domain of unknown function DUF20), with protein MVSSGTPKPKSRLLNWWDSLTPLSRALAIALAAPLTVLNAWAFSSIFSYFRSLLVVLIVASLFAFLLNYPVSWLQKRGTPRTQAAIVVFLLALLGVLVLAVTLLPLAIAQAQQLVVRLPEWFDSGQRQLVMLDQRLTDMGLPVSLDGIIVQINDRLKSQLQSIAGKALNLTLDLAVFTVAKLIDVLLTFISIFYLLQHGDEVWENIVGWLPTRIQEPFSNTLRLSFQNYFLGQIISSTCMAVGLTSIFWVLKVPFGLLFGLTIGFMALVPFGGSVGIAIVTFLVGLRDIGTAAQVLAVALIVQQIVENGIAPRVLGSVTGLNPFWVFVAILTGARVGGFLGVVVAVPTAVMVREALDAIRSTRKNVEIILNDSEHHDSSYYTPSGSSQIPPGEMLETTPAPTETVSPQS; from the coding sequence ATGGTCAGTTCTGGAACCCCAAAACCCAAGAGTCGATTGTTGAACTGGTGGGATTCGCTTACGCCCTTATCACGAGCATTGGCGATCGCGCTTGCTGCCCCCTTAACCGTTCTCAATGCCTGGGCTTTCTCATCCATCTTCAGTTATTTCCGGTCTCTGTTAGTCGTTTTGATTGTGGCATCGCTATTTGCCTTCTTGTTGAACTATCCAGTGAGTTGGCTCCAAAAGCGAGGAACCCCCCGCACTCAAGCGGCAATAGTGGTGTTTTTGCTAGCACTGCTGGGTGTTTTAGTGTTGGCAGTGACTTTGCTGCCCTTAGCGATCGCTCAGGCACAACAACTTGTCGTTCGTTTGCCAGAATGGTTTGACTCCGGACAGCGGCAACTCGTCATGTTAGACCAACGGTTAACCGATATGGGCTTGCCTGTTAGCTTGGATGGGATCATTGTTCAAATCAACGATCGGCTGAAAAGCCAGCTTCAAAGCATCGCGGGTAAAGCTCTCAACCTAACCCTCGATTTGGCAGTCTTTACTGTTGCAAAGCTGATCGATGTTTTGCTGACCTTTATCTCTATCTTTTATCTGCTGCAACATGGGGATGAAGTCTGGGAAAACATCGTAGGCTGGCTACCCACCCGCATTCAAGAACCATTCTCAAATACACTACGCCTGAGTTTCCAAAATTACTTTTTAGGACAAATTATTTCATCTACTTGTATGGCAGTGGGGCTAACGTCCATCTTCTGGGTTCTGAAAGTGCCGTTTGGGCTGCTGTTTGGTTTAACAATTGGCTTCATGGCACTAGTACCCTTTGGCGGTTCGGTGGGCATCGCGATCGTCACCTTCCTGGTGGGGCTGCGGGATATTGGCACTGCAGCTCAGGTGTTGGCTGTTGCTTTGATCGTCCAGCAAATTGTGGAAAATGGCATTGCACCCAGGGTCTTGGGAAGTGTGACTGGGCTGAATCCTTTCTGGGTATTTGTAGCAATTCTTACCGGGGCAAGGGTAGGCGGTTTTTTGGGGGTGGTGGTGGCTGTACCCACAGCCGTGATGGTTCGAGAAGCATTAGATGCGATTCGCTCGACTCGAAAAAACGTTGAAATTATCTTGAATGATTCTGAGCATCATGATTCCAGCTACTATACTCCCTCAGGCAGTTCGCAAATACCTCCGGGGGAAATGCTGGAGACAACACCCGCACCAACAGAAACCGTTTCTCCCCAATCGTAA
- a CDS encoding GAF domain-containing protein (IMG reference gene:2510096321~PFAM: GAF domain) has translation MVPQKEPNTYEKQLVALGRVLQILREEENSDVLIDTVINYIHSEFEYSVIWIGLYDRLEHRLFGKGGITPSGEITFLKQRFTLNPGDVLEQVMIQQRPVAIPDLREEVRAGEWRKAAKKHNIQGTVIFPIRYRDRCYGVTLLGSSAWGVSPKPDEKARLSMILGEFAASLFQIETEWQRQQTRHPDEPLLNLLSQLRSLNGLGPRLEAAVEQTHQFIQPTRTSVYWFERERRYFWRRVGNRQRTTSFSEANQPASGITAQEVSGFYQALASDQIVAIGEALSSLKADTTSRLMQQIKARSLLAAPILFQNELQGFLAVEGTEPRIWTEHEKNFIRGAAQMIALTVPLDTMETTIEQIRTDRELVSEIARSIYDEDDWKNTLKQTADQLCKRLKAERFLVLLYDRDLNGYETCYQSHPANRRPLTTLLDDLSDADRKLLKRSEEAIGIENLDGDLKLVSWRDRLLELGIKSLILCNTAIGQEPEGILVICHEAPRSWNRAERELVRVVSQQLGLILHQWQLQRETEQQQTIHQTVQWGLTAMQQTQDLDHLQQAALHYLVQVMQAPVAVLVSWMPGHSSARILSSPPPNDRFGVNVDAVVPVHTDLLIRQTLERQDILQLTIQDVSIPSRQWLYGAGIGQLLLMALRTSSENEPTGIVIIMDELERRWSERHLAALPVLVNQLAWSRRHIMLTERLASQRLNLERLSWYKHRCLDEAQRAVVAGLKRLDELTNPKEPLFVTRQQQLLRQLKDAIAPLNQIIQEEEWTLQVQPSTISLISLLKRALERVDNRIKQHQLWTQVHDETNLTIGGDIAKIELVLYEVLLKACERSPQGGRIDLWCRQIDNRWFELLITDTGHIEPRLLEELESGRKDWLAPSILDHPPGLHLLICRSLMKTIGGEFNLYRLDDGRNTSRLVLPLATTLASTR, from the coding sequence ATGGTTCCACAGAAAGAGCCAAATACTTATGAAAAACAACTGGTGGCGTTGGGGCGCGTCCTGCAAATACTACGTGAAGAAGAAAATTCAGACGTTTTAATTGATACCGTCATCAACTATATTCATTCTGAGTTTGAGTACAGTGTGATTTGGATTGGGTTGTATGACCGTTTAGAACATCGTCTGTTTGGTAAAGGTGGAATAACCCCCAGCGGAGAAATTACTTTTCTGAAACAACGGTTTACGCTTAACCCTGGAGATGTGCTGGAGCAGGTGATGATCCAACAACGCCCAGTCGCCATTCCGGATTTGCGAGAAGAGGTACGGGCAGGGGAATGGCGCAAAGCGGCGAAAAAACACAATATCCAGGGGACGGTTATTTTTCCTATTCGTTATCGCGATCGCTGCTATGGGGTCACATTGCTGGGATCATCCGCTTGGGGCGTTTCCCCCAAACCAGACGAAAAAGCTCGCCTCTCAATGATTTTGGGTGAGTTTGCGGCATCCCTATTTCAAATTGAAACCGAATGGCAACGGCAGCAAACCCGGCATCCAGACGAACCCTTGCTAAATCTGTTGTCTCAGTTGCGATCGCTCAACGGATTAGGACCGCGTTTAGAAGCAGCTGTAGAACAAACTCATCAATTCATTCAACCCACCCGAACTAGCGTCTATTGGTTTGAACGAGAACGCCGCTATTTCTGGCGCAGAGTGGGCAATCGTCAGCGAACAACCAGCTTTAGCGAAGCCAATCAACCTGCTTCTGGCATTACGGCGCAAGAAGTGAGTGGATTTTACCAGGCGCTAGCATCTGACCAAATTGTGGCAATTGGGGAAGCCCTTAGTTCTCTCAAAGCAGACACAACCAGTCGGCTGATGCAACAAATCAAAGCGCGATCGCTGCTAGCAGCCCCTATCCTGTTTCAAAATGAGTTGCAAGGATTTCTGGCAGTTGAAGGAACCGAACCTCGCATCTGGACAGAGCATGAGAAAAACTTCATCCGGGGTGCCGCCCAAATGATTGCCCTGACGGTGCCACTAGACACAATGGAAACCACGATCGAGCAAATTCGAACTGATCGAGAACTGGTTTCCGAGATTGCACGGTCCATTTATGACGAAGATGATTGGAAAAATACTCTCAAACAAACCGCTGATCAATTGTGTAAACGGCTCAAAGCTGAGCGTTTTCTGGTGTTGTTGTATGACCGGGACTTAAACGGGTACGAAACTTGCTACCAAAGCCATCCTGCGAATCGACGCCCCCTCACCACCCTCCTAGATGACCTGAGTGATGCTGATCGTAAGTTGCTGAAACGCAGTGAAGAAGCCATCGGGATTGAAAATTTGGATGGTGACCTGAAGTTGGTTAGTTGGCGAGATCGCTTGCTGGAGTTAGGAATAAAGTCCCTAATTTTATGCAACACCGCGATCGGACAAGAACCAGAGGGGATTTTGGTGATTTGTCATGAAGCACCACGCAGTTGGAACCGGGCAGAACGAGAACTAGTGCGAGTCGTGAGCCAACAACTAGGACTGATTCTGCACCAATGGCAACTCCAGCGCGAAACAGAGCAGCAGCAAACGATTCATCAAACCGTTCAATGGGGTCTCACAGCGATGCAACAGACCCAGGATCTCGATCATCTACAGCAAGCAGCTCTACACTACTTAGTTCAGGTAATGCAGGCACCTGTGGCGGTATTGGTGAGTTGGATGCCGGGGCATAGTTCCGCTCGCATTTTGAGTTCACCACCGCCTAACGATCGCTTTGGCGTGAATGTAGATGCAGTTGTCCCAGTTCATACAGATTTGCTAATTCGGCAAACGCTAGAACGACAAGATATTCTGCAACTCACCATTCAAGACGTTTCTATTCCCAGCCGGCAGTGGCTATATGGAGCAGGTATTGGGCAATTGTTGCTGATGGCGCTGCGCACTTCATCTGAAAACGAGCCAACTGGTATTGTCATCATCATGGATGAGTTAGAACGCCGTTGGTCTGAGCGACATTTGGCAGCTTTGCCAGTCTTGGTGAATCAATTGGCGTGGTCTCGCCGCCACATCATGCTAACAGAACGCCTGGCTTCTCAACGATTGAATCTGGAGCGATTATCCTGGTATAAGCATCGATGCCTGGACGAAGCACAACGGGCAGTCGTGGCTGGGCTAAAGCGGCTCGACGAACTGACAAACCCCAAAGAACCTTTATTTGTCACCCGACAGCAGCAACTGTTGCGGCAATTGAAGGATGCGATCGCTCCCCTCAACCAAATCATCCAAGAAGAAGAATGGACGTTGCAGGTTCAGCCTTCTACAATTTCGCTAATTTCGTTGTTGAAACGAGCCTTAGAACGAGTAGACAATCGCATCAAGCAACATCAACTCTGGACTCAAGTACACGACGAAACCAACCTCACCATTGGCGGTGACATCGCCAAAATTGAGCTAGTGCTCTACGAAGTGCTGCTCAAAGCCTGTGAGCGATCGCCCCAGGGTGGACGCATTGACCTTTGGTGCCGTCAGATTGATAATCGCTGGTTTGAGCTACTTATTACCGACACTGGACACATCGAACCGCGCCTGCTAGAAGAGTTGGAGTCAGGGCGCAAAGACTGGTTAGCACCGTCGATCCTGGATCATCCTCCTGGTCTGCATCTCCTGATCTGCCGCTCTCTGATGAAAACTATTGGGGGCGAATTCAATCTATATCGTCTAGATGACGGTCGTAATACTAGTCGGCTGGTTCTGCCCCTGGCAACTACCTTAGCCAGCACCCGATGA
- a CDS encoding dihydroorotate oxidase A (IMG reference gene:2510096320~PFAM: Dihydroorotate dehydrogenase~TIGRFAM: dihydroorotate dehydrogenase, subfamily 2) codes for MDLYQSLLRPILFSGLRTDPEWLHSQSLKVLGWLDNPQSDWIARWMRSHLEQTCSLIDPGLQQTLWDVPFPNPIGLAAGFDKDAIASGIWSTFGFGFAELGTVTYHPQVGNPSPRLFRLVSDQAVLNRMGFNNQGAAAMAETLGKRWGRSEGRSRTPIPYPLGINLGKSKTTPLEKAAEDYVNSFRLLKDWGDYFVVNVSSPNTPGLRSLQDKAQLEPILQALQQENTVHKPLLVKIAPDLEWEAIADVLALAQAHQLAGIIATNTTIRREGLKTHIVQKTGKPVTEETGGISGAPLRARSTEVIRFIYQETQGKLPIIGVGGIFTADDAWEKITAGASLVQTYTGWIYQGPMMVRQVLEGLLQKLEQAGLKSIQDAVGTGIPKSH; via the coding sequence ATGGATCTTTATCAATCGCTACTTCGTCCAATTCTGTTCTCTGGTTTAAGAACAGACCCTGAATGGCTCCATTCCCAAAGCTTGAAAGTTCTTGGCTGGTTAGATAATCCCCAGTCAGATTGGATTGCCCGATGGATGAGATCGCACTTAGAACAAACTTGTAGTCTTATCGATCCAGGCTTGCAGCAAACCCTGTGGGATGTTCCCTTCCCCAATCCGATTGGACTTGCTGCCGGATTTGATAAAGACGCGATCGCCTCTGGCATATGGTCAACCTTTGGCTTTGGATTTGCTGAACTAGGTACTGTCACGTATCACCCCCAAGTTGGCAACCCCTCCCCCCGCCTATTTCGTTTAGTTTCCGATCAAGCCGTTCTCAATCGCATGGGCTTCAACAACCAAGGAGCCGCAGCAATGGCGGAGACCTTGGGGAAGAGATGGGGAAGGAGTGAAGGTAGGAGTCGGACTCCCATTCCCTATCCCCTGGGTATCAATTTAGGCAAATCTAAAACCACTCCCCTGGAAAAAGCGGCTGAGGATTATGTAAATAGCTTTCGGTTGCTCAAAGACTGGGGAGATTATTTTGTGGTAAATGTGAGTTCGCCGAATACGCCAGGACTGCGATCGCTGCAAGATAAAGCTCAACTGGAGCCAATTTTGCAAGCATTGCAGCAGGAGAATACAGTGCACAAACCTTTGCTGGTAAAGATTGCACCAGATTTGGAATGGGAGGCGATCGCAGATGTCCTGGCTTTGGCTCAAGCTCATCAACTGGCGGGCATTATTGCCACTAACACCACAATTCGGCGGGAAGGGCTAAAAACACACATTGTTCAGAAAACGGGCAAGCCTGTGACAGAAGAAACCGGTGGCATTAGTGGGGCACCCCTGCGGGCACGATCAACTGAGGTCATTCGCTTTATCTACCAAGAAACACAGGGCAAACTGCCCATCATTGGCGTGGGTGGCATTTTCACGGCTGACGATGCCTGGGAGAAAATCACTGCGGGAGCTAGCCTGGTGCAGACCTATACTGGCTGGATTTATCAAGGACCCATGATGGTACGCCAGGTGCTTGAGGGTTTATTGCAAAAGCTGGAGCAAGCTGGGTTGAAATCGATTCAAGACGCAGTAGGTACAGGGATTCCCAAATCTCATTAG
- a CDS encoding mannose-1-phosphate guanylyltransferase (IMG reference gene:2510096318~PFAM: Nucleotidyl transferase~TIGRFAM: mannose-1-phosphate guanylyltransferase/mannose-6-phosphate isomerase), which yields MSIPSLVPVILAGGKGERFWPLSRRNRPKQFLSLDGSGRSLLQATAERLLAIAGGWEDIWVVTASHLAEGVREQLPNLPEVNLLVEPEGRDTAPAVAWSTLEISQRYGREAVLGFFPADHWIADEAAFHATLTAAADLAAQETAIVTLGIAPNYPSIGYGYIQQGEGVGQYGRGFAAYRVDRFMEKPDRATAEEFLATGKFSWNSGMFVFRAGVALDELLVYAPEILGPLEEQGLAAYPNLPKKSIDYALMEKTQQAYVLPVAFGWDDLGDWNAIERLLKGEDPNVELARHIGLDTQGALFYATDNDDLIVTIGLEDTVIVRDGKVTLIVKKDRTQEIKNVLKEIQADPNLKHLL from the coding sequence ATGAGTATCCCCTCCCTCGTTCCTGTGATTTTAGCTGGTGGCAAAGGTGAGCGATTTTGGCCTCTTAGCCGCCGCAACCGCCCCAAGCAGTTTTTGAGCCTGGATGGTAGTGGTCGGAGTTTGCTGCAAGCCACGGCTGAACGACTGTTGGCGATCGCAGGTGGTTGGGAGGATATCTGGGTAGTCACCGCTTCTCACCTGGCAGAAGGAGTGCGGGAGCAGTTGCCCAACTTGCCCGAAGTAAACTTGCTCGTAGAACCAGAAGGACGAGATACCGCCCCAGCAGTTGCCTGGAGCACACTAGAAATTTCCCAACGCTACGGCAGAGAGGCAGTTTTGGGGTTCTTTCCTGCCGATCATTGGATTGCCGATGAAGCGGCTTTCCATGCCACCCTCACCGCTGCCGCCGATTTGGCTGCGCAAGAAACAGCGATTGTGACCTTGGGAATTGCTCCCAATTATCCTTCCATAGGCTATGGCTACATTCAGCAGGGCGAGGGAGTGGGGCAGTATGGCAGGGGGTTTGCCGCTTATCGAGTTGATCGCTTCATGGAAAAACCTGATCGCGCTACGGCTGAAGAGTTTTTAGCCACAGGAAAATTTAGCTGGAACAGCGGTATGTTTGTTTTCCGGGCAGGGGTAGCGCTGGATGAGTTGCTTGTCTATGCCCCTGAGATTTTAGGTCCTTTGGAAGAGCAAGGGCTGGCAGCATATCCGAACTTGCCCAAAAAGAGTATTGATTATGCCTTGATGGAAAAGACACAGCAGGCTTATGTGTTGCCCGTTGCTTTTGGTTGGGATGACTTGGGTGATTGGAACGCGATCGAGCGCTTACTAAAAGGCGAAGACCCGAACGTAGAACTGGCGCGGCATATTGGACTGGATACTCAGGGAGCGTTATTCTACGCTACGGATAATGATGATTTGATCGTCACCATTGGGCTGGAAGACACCGTGATTGTGCGTGACGGTAAAGTAACACTGATTGTGAAAAAAGATCGCACCCAAGAAATTAAAAATGTGCTGAAGGAAATTCAAGCAGACCCTAACCTAAAGCATCTTCTCTAG
- a CDS encoding AAA+ family ATPase (IMG reference gene:2510096319~PFAM: ATPase family associated with various cellular activities (AAA)), whose protein sequence is MDTSEIKREANALYKEVQPILQMGKDFEQWLLIDVAKVVLICGRSNNDISANELLGFIVFYALVKQDKDMLDVVINQWDLSREVRLKYEKEAVRVLLELKEAIANEHKLTLPSVLNQYDEAHGTRLLESTINSIYRFAQVIVKADGQISMEEMAALSQVWQMLHTYSDPDKYLKQVSSPTPASAKPAAASAPEATPPEEGLDAVMDELNQLIGMDNIKEEVKSLTNFLKVQKVREERGLATTSVSLHSVFSGPPGTGKTTVARLVSRIFRELGFLQKGHLVETDRAGLVADYIGGTSKKVDEKVTSALDGVLFIDEAYALTPKDNSRDFGQEAVDTLLKRMEDYRKRLVVIAAGYTDEMVRFVESNPGLKSRFNRYFYFNDYTPDELVAIFNKMCKDSHFHPTEAANQKLKDLLTQLYEQRDRTFGNARLVRNLFEKTIERQANRLAVINTLTDEILTTILPEDIPNAELPSPVTPSPGLATATEPEPLPDLETWLGQFTAMLSAALNPMGTNAKVRLKADVLQLLFEANPVPNATEMAALTVSMLKRSPITGITRIQLYGRLPGDEFPDWSQEFDLRADV, encoded by the coding sequence GTGGATACCAGCGAAATCAAGCGGGAGGCGAATGCACTTTATAAAGAGGTGCAGCCCATTTTACAGATGGGGAAAGATTTTGAGCAATGGTTGCTGATAGATGTGGCGAAGGTTGTGCTGATTTGTGGGCGTAGCAACAATGATATTTCTGCCAATGAATTGCTGGGCTTCATCGTCTTCTATGCCCTGGTCAAGCAAGACAAAGATATGCTGGATGTGGTTATTAACCAGTGGGATCTTTCACGAGAGGTGAGGCTGAAGTATGAGAAAGAAGCAGTCCGGGTGTTGCTGGAATTAAAAGAAGCGATCGCCAATGAACATAAACTCACCCTTCCTTCTGTGCTCAACCAATACGATGAAGCCCACGGCACTCGCTTGCTCGAAAGCACTATCAATTCGATCTATCGCTTTGCTCAGGTGATTGTTAAAGCGGATGGGCAAATCTCTATGGAGGAAATGGCAGCACTGTCTCAAGTCTGGCAGATGCTCCACACTTACAGCGACCCAGACAAATACTTGAAACAAGTATCTTCGCCAACACCAGCCTCAGCTAAACCAGCAGCTGCCTCTGCACCAGAAGCCACCCCGCCCGAAGAAGGGTTGGATGCGGTGATGGATGAGCTAAACCAACTGATTGGCATGGACAACATCAAAGAGGAGGTCAAATCTCTCACCAATTTCCTTAAGGTGCAGAAAGTTCGAGAAGAGCGAGGACTGGCAACTACTTCCGTTTCTCTGCATTCCGTGTTTAGCGGTCCACCGGGAACTGGCAAAACCACCGTCGCACGATTAGTCAGCCGTATTTTTAGAGAACTAGGATTTTTGCAGAAAGGGCATCTGGTAGAAACCGATCGCGCTGGACTCGTGGCAGACTACATCGGTGGCACCTCTAAAAAAGTGGACGAAAAAGTTACGTCGGCGCTGGATGGAGTGTTGTTCATCGACGAAGCCTATGCCCTGACTCCTAAAGACAATTCCCGCGACTTTGGGCAAGAAGCAGTGGATACCTTGCTCAAGCGGATGGAAGACTACCGCAAACGGCTTGTGGTCATTGCAGCGGGCTATACCGATGAGATGGTGCGGTTTGTGGAATCTAATCCAGGGCTGAAATCGCGCTTCAATCGTTATTTCTATTTCAACGATTACACACCGGATGAGTTGGTCGCTATCTTCAACAAAATGTGCAAAGACAGTCACTTTCACCCCACGGAAGCCGCAAATCAGAAGCTGAAAGACCTGTTGACCCAATTGTATGAGCAGCGCGATCGCACCTTTGGCAATGCCCGATTAGTCCGCAATTTATTTGAAAAAACCATTGAACGGCAGGCAAATCGGTTAGCTGTCATCAACACTCTTACTGATGAGATTCTCACCACGATTTTGCCGGAAGATATTCCCAACGCGGAACTTCCTTCTCCAGTCACTCCGTCTCCTGGACTGGCGACTGCGACCGAGCCTGAACCGTTACCAGACCTCGAAACTTGGCTGGGACAGTTCACAGCCATGCTGAGTGCAGCCCTGAATCCGATGGGTACGAATGCCAAAGTTCGGTTGAAAGCAGACGTATTGCAACTATTGTTTGAAGCCAATCCGGTACCGAATGCCACTGAGATGGCAGCCCTGACGGTGAGCATGCTGAAGCGATCGCCAATCACAGGCATTACCCGCATTCAACTTTATGGTCGCTTACCAGGAGATGAGTTTCCTGACTGGAGCCAGGAATTTGATCTGCGAGCAGATGTCTGA